One stretch of Candidatus Poribacteria bacterium DNA includes these proteins:
- a CDS encoding VWA domain-containing protein, which translates to MKSVTRKALFISLIFHLFFFITTFYFVVKNQPIVSEKVNLTAELISVENTARPKTPLKKVSPRLRALEHEFIKPDVSTGELPPSLATPVTVDTETPRPALGRSLQTEVETENPSTSLDLSRENWNEVSTAVRTLQDVEGNLAKTEAASPAGDTTFGAKRPGPPRIQRAPQVTTLKIVEEEEGLSPAQLAEVQEKREALPHVSFPRLMRKLAQEIVETSEGGPIDVVFVIDASGSMGDNIKSVIAHLHEMVDVYKASKIDYALGVTEFWARKKENVITVVQLTKSYAKYKRTLQAIYTHQDENALDAIVQTVKELRFRATSKRHFILVTDEPFTSLKGLKLKDAVAYCREFGIYVNVLGLPLEEHQALASETGGKWHLIPEDPKRKKPPQTHTSMHPRNKAVSLRQAQWANVTKVGDIALKLSGSTPVDIVLFVDGSKSMDEKLPHFLKQLEILVRDWDNAFVDYQIGVVRFRSRASMNMVNVFNPPQKLEKIRKIIELPCRENEMLLDAVAEGIRRLKLRSNAQPYFILVTDEPAKGEYSPLAIIQMLEQKQILVSVVGTYDDFQQEVAEKTGGVWVPIPEGHTTNNSYW; encoded by the coding sequence ATGAAATCAGTAACTCGCAAAGCGTTGTTCATTTCGCTGATATTCCATCTCTTTTTTTTCATCACGACGTTCTACTTCGTGGTGAAAAATCAGCCAATAGTATCAGAGAAGGTGAATCTAACGGCAGAGCTTATTTCAGTCGAAAACACTGCTCGACCGAAGACACCATTGAAAAAGGTTTCGCCGCGTCTTCGCGCGCTTGAGCATGAATTTATAAAACCGGATGTCAGTACTGGGGAATTACCGCCGTCTCTTGCAACGCCTGTTACGGTGGATACCGAAACGCCACGTCCTGCCTTAGGACGTAGTTTGCAAACCGAAGTTGAGACGGAAAATCCATCGACATCTCTGGATCTGTCCAGAGAAAACTGGAATGAGGTCAGTACTGCTGTCCGTACACTTCAGGATGTTGAAGGGAATTTGGCGAAAACGGAAGCTGCAAGTCCAGCAGGCGATACGACCTTCGGGGCGAAACGTCCTGGTCCACCGAGGATTCAACGTGCCCCACAAGTTACGACACTTAAAATAGTGGAAGAGGAGGAAGGACTATCTCCAGCACAATTGGCAGAGGTTCAGGAAAAACGGGAAGCACTACCGCATGTTTCCTTTCCGAGGCTTATGAGAAAACTCGCACAGGAGATTGTGGAGACAAGCGAGGGCGGTCCAATTGACGTGGTCTTTGTCATTGATGCCAGCGGTAGCATGGGGGATAATATCAAGTCCGTTATAGCACATTTGCATGAAATGGTGGATGTATACAAAGCCTCCAAGATAGATTACGCGCTCGGTGTGACAGAATTTTGGGCGCGTAAGAAAGAAAACGTCATCACAGTCGTCCAACTAACAAAGAGTTACGCGAAATACAAACGCACCCTTCAAGCGATTTACACCCATCAGGACGAAAACGCTTTAGATGCTATTGTGCAAACGGTCAAAGAACTCCGATTCCGGGCGACATCCAAGCGGCATTTTATTCTTGTTACCGATGAACCTTTTACAAGCCTAAAGGGGCTTAAACTGAAAGATGCCGTTGCGTACTGCCGAGAGTTCGGTATCTATGTGAATGTCCTCGGTCTTCCGCTTGAGGAACATCAGGCACTTGCCTCTGAGACAGGTGGTAAGTGGCATCTCATTCCGGAAGATCCAAAACGCAAAAAGCCGCCGCAAACTCATACATCGATGCATCCAAGAAATAAAGCCGTGTCATTACGCCAAGCGCAGTGGGCAAATGTTACAAAAGTCGGGGATATCGCGTTGAAACTGAGCGGCAGCACCCCAGTCGATATTGTCCTCTTCGTTGACGGTAGCAAGAGTATGGATGAGAAACTCCCGCATTTTTTGAAGCAACTTGAGATTCTCGTTCGTGATTGGGATAACGCCTTTGTGGACTATCAGATAGGTGTGGTGCGTTTCCGATCGCGCGCATCTATGAACATGGTCAACGTTTTTAATCCGCCGCAAAAACTGGAGAAGATTCGGAAGATTATTGAACTGCCGTGCCGGGAAAATGAGATGTTATTAGACGCTGTGGCGGAAGGGATACGACGGCTAAAACTCCGATCGAATGCACAACCCTATTTTATTCTCGTTACAGATGAACCCGCAAAAGGTGAATACTCACCCCTCGCGATTATCCAAATGTTAGAGCAGAAGCAGATCCTCGTCAGCGTCGTCGGCACTTACGATGATTTCCAACAGGAGGTGGCGGAAAAAACTGGTGGGGTCTGGGTGCCTATCCCAGAGGGACATACAACAAACAATTCGTACTGGTAA
- a CDS encoding SUMF1/EgtB/PvdO family nonheme iron enzyme, translating to MNGVTTKNILNITRSKESRIALVESNTPDAFQKLCREYWTWHFDESLSDAARLLLSTELGWEAMPQLTTPPVGEVISPIGYALSYEDEDIRDAALQVLDATVCIPAGTACIGEEGAPLEMGGFELGVYPVTNAQYQRFIQETGHTPPQDWTDSIYPANRGDHPVVWVTCEDAEAYAIYIGGRLPTFPEWQYAARGADDRLFPWGYEIDKPRCNTAELGAGTTTPVVSFRDGVSPFGCYDLVGNVWEWTDTAYDDEGNFRVACGGAWYYNHDYSTCTSYDFFSNEYAEFVIGFRIAC from the coding sequence ATGAACGGCGTTACAACAAAAAATATCCTAAATATCACGAGGTCAAAGGAATCTCGAATTGCACTCGTAGAAAGCAATACACCGGATGCCTTCCAGAAACTTTGTCGAGAGTATTGGACGTGGCACTTCGACGAATCGCTATCCGATGCCGCGCGGTTGCTGCTCAGCACAGAACTTGGCTGGGAGGCGATGCCGCAACTCACAACACCACCTGTTGGTGAAGTCATCTCGCCAATCGGTTACGCGCTTTCATACGAAGATGAGGATATTCGAGATGCCGCACTGCAAGTATTAGATGCGACCGTTTGTATTCCGGCAGGGACAGCCTGTATCGGCGAAGAAGGCGCGCCCTTGGAAATGGGCGGATTTGAACTCGGTGTTTATCCTGTAACGAACGCGCAGTATCAGCGATTCATTCAGGAGACTGGACATACACCACCGCAGGATTGGACGGATAGCATCTACCCAGCAAACAGAGGCGATCATCCTGTTGTCTGGGTTACGTGTGAAGATGCAGAGGCTTATGCGATTTATATCGGTGGCAGGCTGCCGACATTTCCAGAATGGCAATACGCCGCACGTGGTGCTGATGATAGACTTTTCCCGTGGGGATATGAAATTGATAAGCCGCGGTGCAACACCGCAGAACTCGGTGCGGGGACGACAACTCCAGTCGTTAGTTTCAGGGATGGCGTAAGTCCGTTCGGTTGCTACGACCTGGTGGGTAATGTTTGGGAGTGGACGGACACAGCTTATGATGATGAAGGCAATTTCCGAGTGGCGTGTGGTGGCGCATGGTATTACAATCATGATTACAGTACCTGCACCAGTTACGACTTTTTTAGCAACGAATATGCAGAGTTTGTGATAGGATTCCGCATTGCGTGTTAG
- a CDS encoding sigma-70 family RNA polymerase sigma factor — MFVSDEDLMVKCGKGDMSAFELLVRRYQNPLINYIHRSIDDYQRAEDLSQETFLRVFKSANRYEPTASFKSWLYTIATNLSRNEIRNRTRRNTCFLEDLVEEGEDVYHADIMRDTRYLPDVLLEKKEQRQIIRKALAQLPENQRVALTLVTYQDLRYEEVAEILGCSVGAVKALIHRARQKMKKLLIKAGIAEESVNEKI; from the coding sequence ATGTTTGTTTCAGATGAAGATTTGATGGTGAAATGTGGTAAAGGGGATATGAGTGCCTTCGAGTTGCTGGTACGGAGGTATCAGAACCCCTTGATTAACTACATTCACCGTTCTATCGACGATTATCAACGGGCGGAGGACCTCTCCCAAGAAACGTTCCTGCGGGTCTTCAAGAGTGCGAACCGCTATGAACCAACGGCCTCCTTCAAAAGTTGGCTTTATACGATCGCCACTAATTTGTCTCGGAACGAGATTCGGAACCGCACACGCCGAAATACCTGTTTTTTGGAAGACTTGGTTGAAGAGGGTGAAGATGTTTACCACGCCGACATCATGCGGGATACCCGCTATCTGCCGGACGTACTCTTAGAGAAAAAGGAACAAAGACAAATTATCCGAAAAGCATTGGCACAGTTACCAGAAAACCAACGCGTGGCACTAACGCTCGTTACATATCAAGACCTGCGGTATGAAGAGGTTGCGGAAATTCTCGGATGCTCGGTAGGTGCTGTTAAAGCATTGATTCACCGTGCTCGGCAAAAAATGAAAAAACTGCTTATCAAAGCGGGAATCGCGGAGGAGAGTGTCAATGAAAAAATATAG
- a CDS encoding sugar phosphate isomerase/epimerase produces the protein MLAISTLWNALKQQDGAVLFDELEDLGFEAIELSRHLTPDQLEQLKPSLRERPACSIHNFCPILPGTSQTEAEKDKILLSSLNTDEREEAVRRTLQTMELAVELEVPIVVLHLGEVDTYDRSYLMRDLYNYGEREFEAFDQKVTEATEWRKRKEAKHQDAVLRSLDELNECALRMELCIAIENRPHYYQIPNFDEVGLFLEKFYGSPMRYWHDMGHAVLQEKLGVCWADIWLEQYAEHLVGVNLHDLKGLGAYHPPGTGDLEWDELFKQLPSDILKVLEIRPCEAELVVEARELCASLSQSSEQADV, from the coding sequence ATGTTAGCGATTTCAACACTGTGGAATGCCTTGAAACAGCAAGACGGTGCTGTTCTGTTTGATGAACTTGAAGACCTCGGCTTTGAGGCAATTGAACTTAGTCGGCATCTCACACCGGATCAATTAGAGCAGCTCAAACCATCCCTTCGAGAAAGACCGGCCTGTTCGATCCACAACTTCTGTCCTATCCTGCCCGGAACGTCACAGACAGAAGCAGAGAAAGACAAAATTTTACTTTCCAGTCTCAATACGGACGAACGGGAAGAGGCTGTCCGTCGTACCCTCCAAACGATGGAGCTTGCCGTTGAATTGGAGGTGCCGATTGTAGTCCTCCATCTCGGTGAAGTTGACACTTACGATAGGTCCTATCTAATGAGAGACCTATATAATTATGGCGAGCGTGAGTTTGAAGCTTTTGATCAAAAAGTGACCGAAGCCACCGAGTGGCGGAAACGTAAGGAAGCGAAACACCAAGACGCAGTGTTACGGAGTCTTGACGAATTAAACGAATGCGCCTTGAGAATGGAACTCTGTATCGCTATTGAAAACCGTCCGCATTATTACCAAATCCCGAATTTTGACGAGGTTGGACTGTTCCTTGAGAAGTTTTACGGCAGCCCAATGCGTTACTGGCACGACATGGGGCATGCTGTGTTGCAGGAGAAACTCGGCGTATGCTGGGCGGATATATGGCTTGAGCAGTATGCTGAACACCTCGTCGGCGTGAACCTGCACGATCTGAAAGGACTTGGGGCGTATCATCCACCGGGGACCGGTGATCTTGAGTGGGACGAACTCTTTAAGCAGCTGCCGTCAGATATTTTGAAGGTATTAGAGATTCGTCCCTGTGAAGCGGAACTGGTGGTAGAGGCACGAGAATTGTGTGCGTCTTTGTCGCAATCGAGTGAGCAAGCCGATGTTTAG
- a CDS encoding HAD family hydrolase: protein MQISTISFDGDMTLWDFRKVMRHSLQHTLAELQRKVPTARVLELTIDEMIAIREQFAEAVKGKIWSLEEIRLRAFERTLEHVGCPDKELAVHLNAIYRKHRFEDIELYPDVIPTFDALAPHFKLGLLSNGNTYPERCGLEGYFTFVVFSQDVQVEKPDPRIFEITAQRAGCELAHLLHVGDSLETDIAGARSAGVSSVWLNREGVLNDTETRPDYEVASLTEIPAILGLDG, encoded by the coding sequence TTGCAAATTTCAACGATCTCTTTTGATGGCGACATGACCCTGTGGGATTTTCGGAAGGTGATGCGGCATTCACTCCAGCACACACTGGCGGAGCTGCAAAGAAAGGTTCCAACAGCACGTGTTTTAGAACTAACAATTGACGAAATGATTGCGATTCGAGAGCAATTTGCTGAAGCGGTAAAGGGCAAAATCTGGAGCCTTGAAGAAATCAGGTTACGTGCATTTGAGAGAACACTCGAACATGTCGGTTGCCCGGATAAAGAACTCGCGGTCCATCTGAATGCGATATATCGGAAACACCGTTTTGAAGATATAGAATTGTATCCTGATGTCATCCCAACCTTTGACGCTTTAGCACCGCATTTCAAGTTGGGGTTGCTCTCGAATGGGAATACCTACCCTGAACGCTGCGGACTTGAAGGATATTTCACCTTTGTTGTTTTTTCGCAAGATGTACAGGTTGAGAAACCGGATCCAAGAATTTTTGAGATAACTGCCCAGCGAGCAGGTTGTGAACTCGCGCATCTCCTCCATGTAGGCGACTCCCTTGAAACCGATATTGCAGGCGCGCGGAGCGCAGGCGTGTCTTCCGTCTGGCTCAACCGAGAAGGTGTATTGAATGATACAGAAACTCGACCTGACTACGAAGTGGCTTCGTTGACTGAAATTCCCGCAATTTTAGGTTTGGATGGATAA
- a CDS encoding tetratricopeptide repeat protein, with amino-acid sequence MKDPKTDTERALTPEDSAVSSNETQVKLIQRGHLDIHTHQIAAKHLKQGADALNVRNYAKAIEEFQQVIQHNRESAEAHFHLGLAYFMQGDYEKAVDAYKMAVACEPTEATAHLNLAATYRLLKRYDEAVEVYTRAIRFIPEHPELHSELGAVYTFQGKRREAVSAYKTAMKLKLKLQLDFDGNT; translated from the coding sequence ATGAAAGACCCCAAAACCGATACGGAACGTGCCTTAACACCTGAAGATTCCGCTGTGTCTTCAAATGAGACACAAGTGAAACTCATTCAGCGGGGGCACCTTGATATCCACACGCATCAAATCGCTGCTAAACATCTGAAGCAGGGCGCGGATGCTTTAAATGTCCGAAACTACGCGAAAGCAATCGAAGAATTTCAGCAGGTAATTCAACATAATCGTGAATCCGCTGAAGCACATTTCCATCTCGGTTTGGCTTATTTTATGCAGGGCGACTATGAGAAAGCAGTAGATGCCTACAAGATGGCGGTCGCGTGCGAACCAACCGAAGCGACAGCACACCTGAATCTTGCAGCGACCTATCGTTTGCTCAAACGCTACGACGAGGCTGTTGAGGTTTATACGCGTGCCATCCGTTTTATACCGGAGCATCCTGAGTTACATTCTGAACTTGGGGCAGTCTATACATTTCAAGGCAAGCGACGCGAAGCAGTTAGCGCATACAAAACAGCGATGAAGCTTAAGTTGAAACTTCAATTAGACTTTGACGGGAATACGTAA
- a CDS encoding zf-HC2 domain-containing protein translates to MKKYRQTEFPDVRSSKCEAQIVSPDELSAYIDKELPVWKRHLIRHHLKQCVSCSNQVQSLQQVDNFLHHGGEVEISDGFLNSVMTRVSEAKEYEKKHESLWSRATQFIEASLGWGQHASTLADKLRYNIRTRSPIYIFVLTFAVFTMVGATLYQSPSDRFGQSVHALKKSHALDGEKLISFEVIQHEPPKRLLTTYLQRK, encoded by the coding sequence ATGAAAAAATATAGACAAACCGAATTCCCAGATGTACGTAGTTCAAAATGTGAAGCGCAAATCGTAAGTCCAGATGAACTCTCCGCTTACATTGATAAGGAATTACCAGTATGGAAACGCCATCTCATCCGACACCATCTCAAACAGTGTGTTTCCTGTTCCAATCAGGTCCAATCGTTACAGCAGGTTGACAACTTCCTACATCACGGCGGCGAAGTAGAAATTTCTGATGGCTTCCTGAACAGTGTGATGACGCGCGTGTCGGAAGCAAAAGAATATGAGAAGAAGCATGAGTCGCTTTGGTCCCGTGCCACGCAATTCATTGAAGCATCGCTTGGATGGGGGCAACACGCCTCGACATTGGCTGACAAGCTGCGTTACAATATTCGGACACGCAGTCCAATTTACATATTTGTATTGACCTTCGCTGTTTTTACAATGGTGGGAGCGACACTTTACCAATCCCCCAGTGATAGGTTTGGACAGTCGGTGCATGCATTGAAGAAATCGCATGCGCTGGATGGTGAAAAGTTAATCTCTTTTGAGGTTATTCAGCACGAACCACCTAAACGTTTACTGACAACCTACCTTCAGCGGAAGTAG
- the purN gene encoding phosphoribosylglycinamide formyltransferase, translating into MKIAVLVSGSGTNLQTLIEQLHQDETSGIEIAVVISDRRKAYALTRAKRAGIPTHVVKTQNFESRQDFDAEISRLVEQYSVELIVLAGFMKLFQPPFVRKYRNRIINVHPTLLPAFPGAHPVADTLAYGVKIAGVTVHFVDEDVDSGPIIAQSAVPVLDTDDEESLHNRIQVEEHKLYPEVIKWYAQGRLKVEGRKVIVQ; encoded by the coding sequence TTGAAGATCGCAGTCCTCGTTTCAGGGAGTGGAACCAACCTGCAAACCCTGATTGAGCAGCTACATCAAGACGAAACGAGTGGTATTGAGATCGCTGTTGTGATCAGTGATCGACGCAAGGCTTACGCGCTCACACGCGCAAAACGTGCAGGTATACCGACACATGTTGTAAAAACCCAAAATTTTGAGAGTCGCCAAGACTTTGACGCAGAAATCTCAAGGCTCGTCGAACAATACAGTGTCGAATTAATTGTCCTTGCGGGCTTCATGAAATTGTTTCAACCCCCCTTCGTGCGCAAGTACCGGAACCGAATTATCAATGTCCATCCCACACTCTTACCAGCATTTCCGGGCGCGCATCCTGTTGCTGATACATTGGCTTATGGTGTGAAAATAGCGGGTGTCACCGTTCACTTTGTTGATGAAGATGTGGATTCCGGTCCTATCATTGCGCAGTCCGCCGTTCCCGTTCTGGATACGGACGACGAGGAGAGTTTGCATAACCGAATTCAGGTTGAAGAACATAAACTCTATCCTGAGGTTATTAAATGGTACGCACAGGGTAGATTGAAGGTTGAAGGACGAAAAGTAATCGTGCAGTAG